A single Xiphias gladius isolate SHS-SW01 ecotype Sanya breed wild chromosome 22, ASM1685928v1, whole genome shotgun sequence DNA region contains:
- the sybu gene encoding syntabulin isoform X1, protein MVLFDGKRCFSGSEADFSSSSSTGSLKTRESLISNSAGKKAPPRNRSTHIRPLPVFKPAGSLTANRDAELYAPYRTPPRAASSSNSSSCNSSPTYRSLAKRRANLVRYQSCGDNHGVRPPNPEQYLTPLQQKEVAIRHLKTKLMESENRVHDRETEIEELKAQLCRMREDWIEEECHRVEAQLSLKEARKEIKQLRQVVETMKSSLMEKDKGIQKYFIDINIQNRKLESLLQSMELAQSGANLQDENTLDFICDNPDSGGKKMVGEEEGGMELGDQGAEAMADSGLLINDEMANRADILEQVFMSTAVDFSQDASGKLRAEAESGPGVSSLSEEQFIDKSSAPTPALPNTVPTTFTISSTSPSQQTTEDKGIQTDTMPISPDLQALLLQLLKFHGAAVGDRALSASSSLLGFPNLPSSTSTTAILPDSTPPPPSVPSPVHPESPDTSTDSGMCCSEPAQSRRFMEELDFGVSDEEPCLSPELDVVGKQYWSNSFLVDLVAVAAPVLPTVAWLYSRHGVDGSSPVYNIAALIRGCCIMGLQSLRHVTHRPEA, encoded by the exons ATGGTTTTGTTTGATGGCAAGAGATGCTTCTCAG GTAGTGAGGCAGACTTCAGCTCTTCCAGCAGCACAGGCAGCCTAAAGACCAGGGAGAGCCTCATTTCTAACTCAGCTGGAAAGAAAGCTCCGCCACGGAA TCGCAGCACCCACATCAGACCCCTCCCAGTGTTCAAACCAGCTGGAAGCCTGACAGCCAACCGTGACGCAGAGCTCTACGCTCCCTACAGGACTCCTCCCAGAGCTGCCTCCtcaagcaacagcagcagctgcaactCCAGCCCCACCTACAG ATCCCTGGCCAAAAGAAGAGCGAACCTGGTCCGCTACCAGTCCTGTGGAGACAACCATGGTGTCAGACCCCCAAACCCTGAGCAGTACCTCACGCCTTTGCAGCAGAAGGAAGTGGCCATCAGACACCTGAAGACCAAACTGATGGAGTCTGAGAACAGAGTCCATGACAG aGAAACAGAGATTGAGGAGCTTAAGGCCCAGCTCTGCAGAATGAGGGAAGACTGGATTGAAGAGGAGTGTCACCGGGTGGAGGCTCAGCTATCTCTGAAAGAGGCTCGCAAAGAGATCAAACAGCTGCGTCAGGTGGTGGAGACCATGAAGAGCAGCCTGATGGAGAAGGATAAGGGAATACAGAAGTATTTCATTGATATCAACATTCAAAACAGGAAGTTGGAGTCCCTGCTGCAAAGCATGGAGCTCGCCCAGAGTGGTGCAAACCTCCAAGATGAAAACACCTTAGACTTCATCTGTGACAACCCTGACAGTGGTGGGAAGAAGATGGtaggagaggaagagggtggGATGGAGCTGGGAGACCAAGGGGCAGAGGCGATGGCAGACAGTGGGCTGCTGATAAATGATGAGATGGCTAACAGAGCGGACATTTTGGAGCAGGTCTTCATGTCAACTGCGGTGGACTTCAGTCAGGACGCTAGTGGCAAGCTGAGGGCAGAGGCAGAGTCTGGACCTGGGGTGTCTTCGCTGTCAGAGGAACAGTTTATTGATAAATCTTCTGCACCCACACCAGCTCTACCAAACACAGTTCCCACCACCTTCACCATCTCCTCAACCTCACCCTCCCAGCAGACCACAGAAGATAAAGGAATCCAGACCGACACAATGCCCATATCTCCAGACCTGCAGGCGCTACTCCTCCAGCTGCTGAAGTTCCATGGGGCTGCAGTGGGTGACAGAGCTCTGTCTGCCTCCAGCAGTCTTTTGGGCTTCCCAAACCTGCCCTCTTCCACTTCGACCACTGCCATTCTCCCTGACTCGACACCTCCTCCACCCAGCGTGCCCAGTCCTGTTCACCCAGAGAGCCCCGACACCTCCACTGATTCCGGCATGTGCTGCTCGGAGCCTGCACAGAGCCGACGGTTCATGGAGGAGCTGGACTTTGGTGTCAGTGACGAAGAACCTTGTCTGTCACCAGAACTGGATGTGGTTGGCAAACAGTACTGGAGCAACAGCTTCCTGGTGGATCTGGTCGCAGTGGCAGCCCCGGTGTTACCCACGGTGGCCTGGCTGTACTCACGACACGGTGTGGATGGAAGCTCTCCAGTGTACAACATTGCTGCTCTTATCAGGGGCTGTTGCATCATGGGATTGCAGTCTCTTCGTCATGTCACTCACAGGCCAGAAGCATAA
- the gdf6a gene encoding growth/differentiation factor 6-A isoform X1 has protein sequence MDASRVVMLYLGLLLVFIGNIPCFQSAAIISPSAPRRNRGARVPHQDGQRSSKFLKDIFASSHPTAGHHKEDLKDAIVPHEYMLSIYRTYSAAEKLGLNASFFRSSKSANTITSFVDRGTDDLLHSPLRRQKYLFDVSTLSDREELVGAELRIFRRAPGDLQTSPQTTGLYDLQLYPCRSDRLLDSRSLDPLDSAKAGWEVLDVWEMFKAHQHHYHHPHHHRHYQQGNQLCLQLRVTLGKSDTEVDLRQLGLERSARSQQEKAILVAYTRSKKRENLFNEMKEKIKSRRSVGEKEEAAAKGAEEDRVPLRGVRGEGPRRRRRTALSNRHGKRHGKKSKSRCSKKALHVNFKELGWDDWIIAPLDYEAYHCEGVCDFPLRSHLEPTNHAIIQTLMNSMDPNSTPPSCCVPTKLSPISILYIDSGNNVVYKQYEDMVVEQCGCR, from the exons ATGGACGCATCTCGAGTGGTAATGCTATATCTGGGCCTGCTCCTTGTTTTCATTGGGAATATACCGTGCTTCCAGTCTGCTGCTATCATCTCTCCCTCCGCGCCGAGGCGGAACAGGGGAGCCAGGGTCCCTCACCAGGACGGGCAAAGGTCATCAAAATTCTTAAAAGACATCTTCGCATCTTCGCATCCTACCGCGGGCCACCACAAAGAAGACCTGAAGGACGCTATTGTGCCGCATGAATACATGCTCTCCATATACAGGACATACTCGGCTGCAGAAAAGCTCGGACTAAACGCAAGCTTTTTCCGCTCCTCTAAATCTGCCAACACCATAACAAGTTTTGTGGACAGAGGAACAG ACGATCTTTTGCACTCTCCTCTGCGAAGACAAAAGTATCTGTTTGATGTCTCAACCCtttcagacagagaggagctggTCGGGGCGGAATTAAGGATATTCAGGAGAGCGCCCGGGGATTTGCAGACTTCCCCGCAGACGACGGGCCTCTACGACCTCCAACTCTACCCCTGCCGCTCGGACCGACTGCTGGACTCCAGGTCTCTGGACCCGCTGGACTCCGCCAAGGCCGGCTGGGAGGTTTTGGACGTGTGGGAAATGTTCAAAGCACACCAGCATCATTACCACCACCCCCATCATCACCGTCACTATCAGCAGGGGAACCAGCTCTGCCTCCAGCTCAGGGTCACTCTTGGCAAGTCGGACACCGAGGTGGACCTGAGGCAGCTGGGTCTGGAGAGGAGCGCCCGGTCCCAGCAGGAGAAGGCCATCCTGGTGGCCTACACCCGCTCCAAGAAGAGGGAGAACCTGTTCAACGAGATGAAGGAGAAGATCAAGTCGCGGAGGTCGGTCGGCGAGAAGGAGGAAGCGGCGGCGAAGGGTGCAGAGGAGGACAGGGTGCCGCTGAGGGGGGTTAGGGGAGAGGGGCCCCGGCGTCGGCGGAGGACCGCGCTGAGCAACCGGCACGGGAAGAGGCACGGGAAGAAGTCAAAATCCAGGTGCAGCAAAAAGGCGCTGCACGTGAATTTCAAAGAGCTGGGCTGGGACGACTGGATCATCGCTCCCCTGGATTACGAGGCGTACCACTGCGAGGGGGTGTGTGACTTCCCCCTGCGGTCGCACCTGGAGCCGACCAACCACGCCATCATACAGACACTCATGAACTCCATGGACCCCAACAGCACCCCGCCCAGCTGCTGCGTCCCCACCAAACTCAGCCCCATCAGCATCCTGTACATAGACTCGGGCAATAACGTGGTGTACAAACAGTACGAGGACATGGTGGTGGAGCAGTGTGGGTGCAGGTAG
- the sybu gene encoding syntabulin isoform X2, giving the protein MVLFDGKRCFSGSEADFSSSSSTGSLKTRESLISNSAGKKAPPRNRSTHIRPLPVFKPAGSLTANRDAELYAPYRTPPRAASSSNSSSCNSSPTYRRANLVRYQSCGDNHGVRPPNPEQYLTPLQQKEVAIRHLKTKLMESENRVHDRETEIEELKAQLCRMREDWIEEECHRVEAQLSLKEARKEIKQLRQVVETMKSSLMEKDKGIQKYFIDINIQNRKLESLLQSMELAQSGANLQDENTLDFICDNPDSGGKKMVGEEEGGMELGDQGAEAMADSGLLINDEMANRADILEQVFMSTAVDFSQDASGKLRAEAESGPGVSSLSEEQFIDKSSAPTPALPNTVPTTFTISSTSPSQQTTEDKGIQTDTMPISPDLQALLLQLLKFHGAAVGDRALSASSSLLGFPNLPSSTSTTAILPDSTPPPPSVPSPVHPESPDTSTDSGMCCSEPAQSRRFMEELDFGVSDEEPCLSPELDVVGKQYWSNSFLVDLVAVAAPVLPTVAWLYSRHGVDGSSPVYNIAALIRGCCIMGLQSLRHVTHRPEA; this is encoded by the exons ATGGTTTTGTTTGATGGCAAGAGATGCTTCTCAG GTAGTGAGGCAGACTTCAGCTCTTCCAGCAGCACAGGCAGCCTAAAGACCAGGGAGAGCCTCATTTCTAACTCAGCTGGAAAGAAAGCTCCGCCACGGAA TCGCAGCACCCACATCAGACCCCTCCCAGTGTTCAAACCAGCTGGAAGCCTGACAGCCAACCGTGACGCAGAGCTCTACGCTCCCTACAGGACTCCTCCCAGAGCTGCCTCCtcaagcaacagcagcagctgcaactCCAGCCCCACCTACAG AAGAGCGAACCTGGTCCGCTACCAGTCCTGTGGAGACAACCATGGTGTCAGACCCCCAAACCCTGAGCAGTACCTCACGCCTTTGCAGCAGAAGGAAGTGGCCATCAGACACCTGAAGACCAAACTGATGGAGTCTGAGAACAGAGTCCATGACAG aGAAACAGAGATTGAGGAGCTTAAGGCCCAGCTCTGCAGAATGAGGGAAGACTGGATTGAAGAGGAGTGTCACCGGGTGGAGGCTCAGCTATCTCTGAAAGAGGCTCGCAAAGAGATCAAACAGCTGCGTCAGGTGGTGGAGACCATGAAGAGCAGCCTGATGGAGAAGGATAAGGGAATACAGAAGTATTTCATTGATATCAACATTCAAAACAGGAAGTTGGAGTCCCTGCTGCAAAGCATGGAGCTCGCCCAGAGTGGTGCAAACCTCCAAGATGAAAACACCTTAGACTTCATCTGTGACAACCCTGACAGTGGTGGGAAGAAGATGGtaggagaggaagagggtggGATGGAGCTGGGAGACCAAGGGGCAGAGGCGATGGCAGACAGTGGGCTGCTGATAAATGATGAGATGGCTAACAGAGCGGACATTTTGGAGCAGGTCTTCATGTCAACTGCGGTGGACTTCAGTCAGGACGCTAGTGGCAAGCTGAGGGCAGAGGCAGAGTCTGGACCTGGGGTGTCTTCGCTGTCAGAGGAACAGTTTATTGATAAATCTTCTGCACCCACACCAGCTCTACCAAACACAGTTCCCACCACCTTCACCATCTCCTCAACCTCACCCTCCCAGCAGACCACAGAAGATAAAGGAATCCAGACCGACACAATGCCCATATCTCCAGACCTGCAGGCGCTACTCCTCCAGCTGCTGAAGTTCCATGGGGCTGCAGTGGGTGACAGAGCTCTGTCTGCCTCCAGCAGTCTTTTGGGCTTCCCAAACCTGCCCTCTTCCACTTCGACCACTGCCATTCTCCCTGACTCGACACCTCCTCCACCCAGCGTGCCCAGTCCTGTTCACCCAGAGAGCCCCGACACCTCCACTGATTCCGGCATGTGCTGCTCGGAGCCTGCACAGAGCCGACGGTTCATGGAGGAGCTGGACTTTGGTGTCAGTGACGAAGAACCTTGTCTGTCACCAGAACTGGATGTGGTTGGCAAACAGTACTGGAGCAACAGCTTCCTGGTGGATCTGGTCGCAGTGGCAGCCCCGGTGTTACCCACGGTGGCCTGGCTGTACTCACGACACGGTGTGGATGGAAGCTCTCCAGTGTACAACATTGCTGCTCTTATCAGGGGCTGTTGCATCATGGGATTGCAGTCTCTTCGTCATGTCACTCACAGGCCAGAAGCATAA
- the sybu gene encoding syntabulin isoform X3: MVLFDGKRCFSGSEADFSSSSSTGSLKTRESLISNSAGKKAPPRNRSTHIRPLPVFKPAGSLTANRDAELYAPYRTPPRAASSSNSSSCNSSPTYRANLVRYQSCGDNHGVRPPNPEQYLTPLQQKEVAIRHLKTKLMESENRVHDRETEIEELKAQLCRMREDWIEEECHRVEAQLSLKEARKEIKQLRQVVETMKSSLMEKDKGIQKYFIDINIQNRKLESLLQSMELAQSGANLQDENTLDFICDNPDSGGKKMVGEEEGGMELGDQGAEAMADSGLLINDEMANRADILEQVFMSTAVDFSQDASGKLRAEAESGPGVSSLSEEQFIDKSSAPTPALPNTVPTTFTISSTSPSQQTTEDKGIQTDTMPISPDLQALLLQLLKFHGAAVGDRALSASSSLLGFPNLPSSTSTTAILPDSTPPPPSVPSPVHPESPDTSTDSGMCCSEPAQSRRFMEELDFGVSDEEPCLSPELDVVGKQYWSNSFLVDLVAVAAPVLPTVAWLYSRHGVDGSSPVYNIAALIRGCCIMGLQSLRHVTHRPEA; this comes from the exons ATGGTTTTGTTTGATGGCAAGAGATGCTTCTCAG GTAGTGAGGCAGACTTCAGCTCTTCCAGCAGCACAGGCAGCCTAAAGACCAGGGAGAGCCTCATTTCTAACTCAGCTGGAAAGAAAGCTCCGCCACGGAA TCGCAGCACCCACATCAGACCCCTCCCAGTGTTCAAACCAGCTGGAAGCCTGACAGCCAACCGTGACGCAGAGCTCTACGCTCCCTACAGGACTCCTCCCAGAGCTGCCTCCtcaagcaacagcagcagctgcaactCCAGCCCCACCTACAG AGCGAACCTGGTCCGCTACCAGTCCTGTGGAGACAACCATGGTGTCAGACCCCCAAACCCTGAGCAGTACCTCACGCCTTTGCAGCAGAAGGAAGTGGCCATCAGACACCTGAAGACCAAACTGATGGAGTCTGAGAACAGAGTCCATGACAG aGAAACAGAGATTGAGGAGCTTAAGGCCCAGCTCTGCAGAATGAGGGAAGACTGGATTGAAGAGGAGTGTCACCGGGTGGAGGCTCAGCTATCTCTGAAAGAGGCTCGCAAAGAGATCAAACAGCTGCGTCAGGTGGTGGAGACCATGAAGAGCAGCCTGATGGAGAAGGATAAGGGAATACAGAAGTATTTCATTGATATCAACATTCAAAACAGGAAGTTGGAGTCCCTGCTGCAAAGCATGGAGCTCGCCCAGAGTGGTGCAAACCTCCAAGATGAAAACACCTTAGACTTCATCTGTGACAACCCTGACAGTGGTGGGAAGAAGATGGtaggagaggaagagggtggGATGGAGCTGGGAGACCAAGGGGCAGAGGCGATGGCAGACAGTGGGCTGCTGATAAATGATGAGATGGCTAACAGAGCGGACATTTTGGAGCAGGTCTTCATGTCAACTGCGGTGGACTTCAGTCAGGACGCTAGTGGCAAGCTGAGGGCAGAGGCAGAGTCTGGACCTGGGGTGTCTTCGCTGTCAGAGGAACAGTTTATTGATAAATCTTCTGCACCCACACCAGCTCTACCAAACACAGTTCCCACCACCTTCACCATCTCCTCAACCTCACCCTCCCAGCAGACCACAGAAGATAAAGGAATCCAGACCGACACAATGCCCATATCTCCAGACCTGCAGGCGCTACTCCTCCAGCTGCTGAAGTTCCATGGGGCTGCAGTGGGTGACAGAGCTCTGTCTGCCTCCAGCAGTCTTTTGGGCTTCCCAAACCTGCCCTCTTCCACTTCGACCACTGCCATTCTCCCTGACTCGACACCTCCTCCACCCAGCGTGCCCAGTCCTGTTCACCCAGAGAGCCCCGACACCTCCACTGATTCCGGCATGTGCTGCTCGGAGCCTGCACAGAGCCGACGGTTCATGGAGGAGCTGGACTTTGGTGTCAGTGACGAAGAACCTTGTCTGTCACCAGAACTGGATGTGGTTGGCAAACAGTACTGGAGCAACAGCTTCCTGGTGGATCTGGTCGCAGTGGCAGCCCCGGTGTTACCCACGGTGGCCTGGCTGTACTCACGACACGGTGTGGATGGAAGCTCTCCAGTGTACAACATTGCTGCTCTTATCAGGGGCTGTTGCATCATGGGATTGCAGTCTCTTCGTCATGTCACTCACAGGCCAGAAGCATAA
- the gdf6a gene encoding growth/differentiation factor 6-A isoform X2: protein MDASRVVMLYLGLLLVFIGNIPCFQSAAIISPSAPRRNRGARVPHQDGQRSSKFLKDIFASSHPTAGHHKEDLKDAIVPHEYMLSIYRTYSAAEKLGLNASFFRSSKSANTITSFVDRGTDDLLHSPLRRQKYLFDVSTLSDREELVGAELRIFRRAPGDLQTSPQTTGLYDLQLYPCRSDRLLDSRSLDPLDSAKAGWEVLDVWEMFKAHQHHYHHPHHHRHYQQGNQLCLQLRVTLGKSDTEVDLRQLGLERSARSQQEKAILVAYTRSKKRENLFNEMKEKIKSRRSVGEKEEAAAKEGPRRRRRTALSNRHGKRHGKKSKSRCSKKALHVNFKELGWDDWIIAPLDYEAYHCEGVCDFPLRSHLEPTNHAIIQTLMNSMDPNSTPPSCCVPTKLSPISILYIDSGNNVVYKQYEDMVVEQCGCR, encoded by the exons ATGGACGCATCTCGAGTGGTAATGCTATATCTGGGCCTGCTCCTTGTTTTCATTGGGAATATACCGTGCTTCCAGTCTGCTGCTATCATCTCTCCCTCCGCGCCGAGGCGGAACAGGGGAGCCAGGGTCCCTCACCAGGACGGGCAAAGGTCATCAAAATTCTTAAAAGACATCTTCGCATCTTCGCATCCTACCGCGGGCCACCACAAAGAAGACCTGAAGGACGCTATTGTGCCGCATGAATACATGCTCTCCATATACAGGACATACTCGGCTGCAGAAAAGCTCGGACTAAACGCAAGCTTTTTCCGCTCCTCTAAATCTGCCAACACCATAACAAGTTTTGTGGACAGAGGAACAG ACGATCTTTTGCACTCTCCTCTGCGAAGACAAAAGTATCTGTTTGATGTCTCAACCCtttcagacagagaggagctggTCGGGGCGGAATTAAGGATATTCAGGAGAGCGCCCGGGGATTTGCAGACTTCCCCGCAGACGACGGGCCTCTACGACCTCCAACTCTACCCCTGCCGCTCGGACCGACTGCTGGACTCCAGGTCTCTGGACCCGCTGGACTCCGCCAAGGCCGGCTGGGAGGTTTTGGACGTGTGGGAAATGTTCAAAGCACACCAGCATCATTACCACCACCCCCATCATCACCGTCACTATCAGCAGGGGAACCAGCTCTGCCTCCAGCTCAGGGTCACTCTTGGCAAGTCGGACACCGAGGTGGACCTGAGGCAGCTGGGTCTGGAGAGGAGCGCCCGGTCCCAGCAGGAGAAGGCCATCCTGGTGGCCTACACCCGCTCCAAGAAGAGGGAGAACCTGTTCAACGAGATGAAGGAGAAGATCAAGTCGCGGAGGTCGGTCGGCGAGAAGGAGGAAGCGGCGGCGAAGG AGGGGCCCCGGCGTCGGCGGAGGACCGCGCTGAGCAACCGGCACGGGAAGAGGCACGGGAAGAAGTCAAAATCCAGGTGCAGCAAAAAGGCGCTGCACGTGAATTTCAAAGAGCTGGGCTGGGACGACTGGATCATCGCTCCCCTGGATTACGAGGCGTACCACTGCGAGGGGGTGTGTGACTTCCCCCTGCGGTCGCACCTGGAGCCGACCAACCACGCCATCATACAGACACTCATGAACTCCATGGACCCCAACAGCACCCCGCCCAGCTGCTGCGTCCCCACCAAACTCAGCCCCATCAGCATCCTGTACATAGACTCGGGCAATAACGTGGTGTACAAACAGTACGAGGACATGGTGGTGGAGCAGTGTGGGTGCAGGTAG